Proteins found in one Triticum aestivum cultivar Chinese Spring chromosome 4D, IWGSC CS RefSeq v2.1, whole genome shotgun sequence genomic segment:
- the LOC123096992 gene encoding uncharacterized protein, whose amino-acid sequence MAAGSRRMLIPLRPRLLSRQRTLLAGLAAAFAVTLLSIVLLLSSLPASSSPPSRRRHGVDTTSTTALSPPAHCGAMSASLGEFGEMMVSMLPRDLAFTAFMPSPESFRRVLGLRHNDSAAGLKASDDTYAVVSRVLGFSAVPLRLRSGDVALRGTARLLDLDSVSGLKVHAWRDVDGALVVNGVRSECVDIVRDETVVHVMAGVLMDAEFERSLSLPN is encoded by the coding sequence ATGGCGGCAGGGAGCAGGAGGATGCTCATCCCTCTCAGGCCGCGGCTGCTCTCGCGGCAACGCACTCTCCTTGCCGGCCTCGCCGCCGCCTTCGCGGTGACCCTACTCTCCATCGTCCTCCTGCTCTCCTCCCttcccgcctcctcctcgccgccatcCCGCCGGCGCCACGGCGTCGACACGACATCCACGACCGCGCTTAGTCCACCCGCTCACTGCGGCGCGATGAGCGCGAGCCTGGGGGAGTTCGGCGAAATGATGGTGTCCATGCTCCCGAGGGACCTCGCATTCACCGCCTTCATGCCCTCGCCGGAGTCGTTCCGCCGCGTCCTCGGGCTGCGGCACAACGACAGCGCCGCGGGGCTGAAGGCCAGCGACGACACCTACGCCGTCGTCTCTCGCGTGCTCGGCTTCTCCGCCGTCCCTCTGCGCCTGCGCTCCGGGGACGTGGCTCTGCGCGGGACGGCGCGGCTGCTGGACCTGGACTCCGTGTCCGGGCTGAAGGTGCACGCGTGGAGGGACGTGGACGGGGCTCTCGTCGTCAACGGCGTGCGGTCGGAGTGCGTCGATATCGTCAGGGACGAGACCGTGGTGCATGTCATGGCGGGGGTCCTCATGGACGCCGAGTTCGAGCGATCTCTTTCCCTTCCGAATTAG